In Trichomycterus rosablanca isolate fTriRos1 chromosome 25, fTriRos1.hap1, whole genome shotgun sequence, the sequence TGCTCAGTAACGCATTACCCCGTTCCTGTTTTATGAGGTACTAGAGCACTAATGGAAACGCCTCGGTTTCCACATAAGCTTCGTTACCACTAACGACATAACGACCGACAACAGGACGAGTTTATTTGATGGGTTATTTGCAGTCAGGGCTGCGATATGAGGAGAAACAAAACGAAGCCTTCAGAGAAATGTTTACAGCAATTCATCACCGaagcatttcaggtctgtgtATCTGTGCTCAGACCTTCAACGGTGTTTGTTTTAACCTTCAGTGTCCCATTTTAACCTAAATctcgctgctggtggatccctgattgcagtcaggGTGGGTAAATTGCTGCTCGCGCTTCCTCCGAAccattttccacccatgcacactgcacaggcgcctctctatccaccaatcagggtccttacacaccgCTCGatgaccccgcccacatattccgtacatccctccctgcaggcactatatggcgcccagccgaccggtggcagcgCCGAGGAGTTCAGATATCCAATGTGGATCTTTTTACTGGGAAACTAAATATGATATGTTGAGTTAGGTTCCATGTTCTGTTACAAGGAGATCCacgctaaaagtatgtggacacctgagcatgatcTTAAACGACTCTGATTAGGTCGAGACTGGAAGACCAAACCAAAAAATGGTAGCAGTGAGTTCCAATGCAGAGCCGTATCACTTATAGAGATTCGTGCTAAGCTCTAAGTAAACTTAGGGATGTTgtagcttggtggttaaggtactggactagaaatcagaaggtcactggttcaagccctaccattgccaggttgtggctgttgggcccttgtgcaaggcccttaatcatcaattgcttagactgtgtaatgtaagtcgctttggatgaaggcgtctgctaaatgccaaaaatttaaatgtaagtgAATCAGCTCTGTAACCGATCCTGGGGATCCCATATCACCATGGCAGTGTAGAGAAACCCCATCCGATCTTTCCTCCCTTGGACACGCCCATTTTCTTTTTGAACTCTAGATAACAGTGCCCAGGACTTGTTTTTCAGTCTTTACACCACCTCCATGATGGACCCAGGTTTTAATCTGGAGGTCTCTTACCCGTCTTCCTGCGAGCTCTCGGGTGCGGCAGCTCCAGCGTCCACAAACGTCCCCATCCGGCTCTTGGAGCGCTCCATCTGAACCTGAGTACCTGAGAAACGGAGATTTCGAGATGGTTTTTACACCCTCTGCTTTTCTCTCGGTCCTGCTTTCATGATTCAGTGTGTGGCTGTTTAATATTGTGATCATAAATATGAGGACAGTGTGAGAACAAGGACATAAAAACCTCAGTGTGTTTTATGGTTGTTGGTGCGCATTGTTTAAAATTTCGGTGTTACCTTTAAGCCTGCACTTTTTTCTGCTAGGCTTTCATTACATTTGGGACGTAACTGTTGATTTGGCGTGCCAAAGGTGGGAGGACCTGAACTCACCAACCCACATAAGCACCAAGCCATGCGCTTGTGGGACTCtctgggtggcgcagcggtaaagtttGCTAACCCAACACCACCAAGTTTCAGGGTTCGAGTCTCACATTGGTGCTATcagtcaggcgtctacacagacacattggACACCTCATCACACGCCTGAAGTAACATAACTTGCGGGACTTCAGGGGGTCTTTTTCTGTTCTGGCAATCTCgtacactcgctcagtggtTGTCGTCCTCCTCCCTGAGATTTTCAGCAGTTCTCTGAAGCTCTCCTTCTCAAAAGACCAAGGCTTTTATCAGACGTAGTTTGTCGATGGTGCTAATCAGCTTGTTTTTCTCTGCTTCCCAAATACGAGGAGTCCACTCGTTCAAATCCACCTTCCACCATGATCTCCAGTTCTTCTTCAGTTTTCGTAATCACTTGTTAGtgaggcacggtggcttggtgggtagcactgtcacctcacagcaagaaggtcctgagtttgatccccaggtgcggcggtccgggtcctttctgtgtggagtttgcatgttctccccgtgtctgtgtgggtttcttccgggagctccagtttcctcccacagtgatactaaattgtccatgactgtgtttgatattaaacttgtgaactgatgaatcttgtgtaatgagtaactaccgttcctgtcatgaatgtaaccacagtgtgtaaaacatgacgttacaatcctaataaacaaagaaacaaaaacctTCCACCATGATCTCCAGCTCTTCTCCAGCTTTTGTGATCACTTGTTATATCACTAGTTCTCTTCTGTAGTTCTTCTGGTAATTTGATCAATAATAATGTGAACAGTCTGTTCATTATTTCTAAACAGCTGAATGTACTGAGTAAACGTGGTATTTATGATGTGTGATACGACCCTGAAGCAGTGTTACGATAGCCGGTTATAAAGCTGTGATATGTTTCACGTTCGTTCCCATGATGCCCGAGCGATCCTGCTTTTATAATTATATGATTCACTCTTTCATCAGCCACTCGTTGGCACATTGCGGAGTTCAGCGCATAGCCTCCGTTATTGAGTCCTCAATCATCTCCTTTGCTCCACACCTTCATCTAAAGAGCACTCGGGGAGCGATGGAGACTCGACCGAACAAAGAGCACTGCAGATGATAAACGAACTCATTTACGTTCACACCGTCATTGATGTCTGGATGTTTCGATGAGCATCACATCTATTTATATGCGCCCGTGATAGCCAACAAGGACGTTTCTTTACTCGAGCGTTTCTCACGCTGCATATCTTCCATTTATAATAATCCACTCATGAATTCAAGATGTTCTAATGAGTAATATATcacgccggtgctcagtgtctATAATCAAAAGTGAGCGCTGGTTCTGATTTTCTGAAAGCatgtggtgttcaaaaaaagcACGTTCAGACCTGATAATACCAGTGTGAAGTGTGGGCGATTGTGTcttcattaaaagaaaaaaaagaacaagactGGGCACCCATGTGGTGCAGCTCCTCAAacttctcggttcgaaactcagcgttgccactggttggctgggtgccatctagcgaaattggcagtgcctgcagggagggattgttagctcctttcaccctgttcttcaatggtcagttcTTCAatacccccacagagcaggtattatttaggtggtggatgattctcagtactgcagtgacactgacatggtggtggtgtgttagtgtgtgttgtgctggtatgagtggatcagacacagcagcgttgctggagtttttaaacacctcactgtcacttctggactgagaatcgtccaccgaccaaaaatatccagccaacagcgccccgtgggcagcgtcctgtgaccactgacgaaggtaTAGatgagcaatagatgagcgatcgtctctgactttatatttacaaggtggaccgactaggtaggagtgtctaatagagtggacagtgagtggacacggtatttaaaaactccagcagcgctgctgtgtctgatccactcataccagcacaacacacactaacacaccaccaccatgtcagtgtctctgcagtgctgggaatgatccaccacctaaataatacctgctctgtggtggtcctgtgggggtcctgaccaccgaagaacagcatgaaaggggggtaacaaagcatgtagagaaacagatggactacattcagtaattgtagaactacaaagtgcttctatatggtaagtggagctgataaaatggacagtgagagtagaaacaaggaggtggttttaatgttatagctgatcagtgtatctgtcCGCTCATTATTTTCATCCTGACTGTTTTctttatgtgtaataaataataaatgcactaCAGTTATAAACAtgaaccagaatgatccaccatggTGACGCCTAATGAACTGAACTGATTTGCACATTGAGAAAAGCACCGATACCTATTTTGTTCCCCTTAAAGTGGACCTGGTGTCAGGTGATGTAACTGGTTGTTTATTTCCAGTAATGTCAAGATGAACCGGGTCAGACGAGCCCAGACTGCTCACGTCAAACAGGACTCAGATCGAGGGGATGGAATAATGAGAGTAATGTGAAGCTCACGGGGTCAGAGAGACATTTACACTGAGTAATGCTTTAAAAGAGCTGGAATAATGACTCCACATGCACCACTCGTATTCACTCGGAACATTATCTGTACATCAGCGGCACACCAGGAGCTTCCCAAAACGAGAAAAAGAGGGGGTGTTTGTATGGTGTTGAGGGTGATCATAATACCATTTTGCATTAACTAGTCAACAACCATGATGTTAATCTGGATGGGTttggaatgggacgtccaacaagctcatggtcaggtgtccacacacgCTCTTACCTTCTCTTCTGAGCACGTCAGACAGCTGTTctggtgctggtgctggtaCTGGTGCTGGGGTCGGCCCCATTGGGTGAATTCTAAAATTTCCTAAGGAAAGAGGAACCATCAGGCACAGTGATCAGGGGTGGACCACTTGGCATTTGGTACTTTTAGGGGCAACAAATTGTCAAGAAACATtttaatggactagtaatcagaaggttctaCCCCCAGCCCTTAATTATGACCCTTACcccttgtttttaaatttattttgaaCTGATGCTAGAAGCTTAAGCATGACCAAAACGTCACATACTACAGCTTTAATGGAATGAAGGTATCTTACCTATGTTGGGCAGGATGTGATGGACATTTAGCCAGGTTTTGATGAAGGGGTACACCGAGATCAGGAGACCTACAGGACAAAAAGGGAACCTCTGGATCGCACATCTGCTTCAACAGAACATTTGTACAGTGGAAGAGGTTCCTATGGGACATGGCAAAAATGGGGTTCGTGGAAGAAGGAAACCACGCCTAACCAAGAGAAACATCAGTGCCTAACATTTCATAGCATGCCGGTGGGAGTATGATGGTGCCAGGACCTGGATATTAGACATTTTTTGACAAACAGGTAAGGTCATCTATCCGTGTGCTGAACGAGTAGAATCGAGAAAGAACGCATAAAGCTTAGATTCGCTTTCTTTTTCTGACCAATTTTGTCATTTCCCATTCCCttgctgcttgcaccacccccataCTAATCGAGGAATTCCTCAGACACATGTAAAGTCACCAggcgcttcttttcaccagccagcgGTGGATTCTCACAGGAAGCCGTACTTCATATGACTCTATGCTCTATGCATTCCTTCTTGAGCCTACTGGTTCCGATGCCTCTGAGGTTCTCTCCTGCAGACACGGCCAAGTCCAGGCTGGTAGCTCTCCTGAGACTCCAACTCTAGAGCTCGAACTCTCCTCAGTGATGGGCAGACGTGAAGCAGAGCTCCAACATATCCAGTACCAGTTTAATAAAGCTTCAGTGGCGCACGTCTAGGACATAAACGGATGTAAAAATGCTCATTTAAATGCATGAGCTGCGACTTTGGGGCTCCGGTTTGCATTTGTATTGTTTAAACGGGGACGAAGGAAAGTTAGATTCAGCACTGAGCAGTAAATCGGACAGAATGATCgtgataaatgtaattaatgagAACGGAGAGCAGACAGACATGAAACGtcgcattaaaaataaatggtgCACACAGCAGCAGAATCAGATCTGATGTTTCGGCGGCGCTTTCTCACGGCGAGGGTGTACCAGTACCCGAACACTCACCTAGTCCTCCTGCTCCCAGGAAAAGACCCCCCACAGCGTCGGCGCCACAGTCCTTCGACACGCCGATGATGATGCAGCCCGATACGATACTGAGCAGGGCTGAGCCCACCCGCAGCCCATGGTACTCCCCAATACTGACGGCGTTCATTCACACCCACAGATACACCCGAAACAGGCCTGCCGAGAGAGAGTGGAAACAGGACAGAGGCTCAATGCATGAAGGATGAGCACAGTCCACCCAAAAATCCACACAGGTGGAATCAGGACAGACCCGTTACACACACCCAAAACACACGTTACCCCTCTACCTGGACAAGACCAAGAAATACCTCAAATATATCAATACCAACACTCCTCCAGTCCCCAGACATATCCATACCCCGATTTAGTCCAAACTCACATACCTCCAAAACCCCAAACATCCAGACACTTCGAACCCCCACAAACCTCCAAATACAACACTCCTccaaaaccccacacagactaacacccacacacattcaAATACTAACTCGCCCTAAACCCCAAACACCCATGTACCCCAACTTCTACACACTTCCAAAATCCCATATATCCCCAAAGCCCAACACCCCCCCAAACATCCACACACTCCAAACGCCTACACACTTCCATACCCCCCAATTCCCCCAAACCCTACACGCCTACAAATACCAACACTCCTCCAGACCCCAGATACTCGCCCTAAACCCTACACACCTCCAAACACCCATGTACCCCAAGctctacagacctccaaaatcCCACATACCCCCAAAGCCCCACACCTCCAAATACCAACTCGCCCTAAACCCCTAGACAACCCCAAACACCCATGTACCCCAACTTCTACACATTTCCAAACACCCACAGTTTAACACACCCAAACACCCACACGCCTCCGTACTCCCTAATTCCACCAAACCCTACACACCTACAAATACCAACAATCCCTCACATACCTCCAAAACCCCCACACACAACAAACTCACCCTAAACCTCCTGCACCCCAAACTCTACACACCTCCAAAACCCCACATACCTCCAAATATCAACACACCCCAAACCTCCATTTACTCCAAACCCCCACACACCCTTTCACACATACCACCAAATCCCCACACACTCCACACGCTACCCACACACCCCAAACCCCTGAGAGAAACAGACCTTTGGAGGGGAACGGAGCAGCACTGGATTGGCAGAAGATGAACTCGGACTCTCACCGAGACGAAGCCGGCTCTCCACTTTCTCCTCCGTCTCATCCATCTTTAACGAGTCTGATCTGGTTTCCTGCTTCAGATTCTGCTCCATCTCTCTGATCTGATTAGAATCTGATTGATGGAAGCTAATTAGTTTAACACTGTGGGCTGGGCGACTGCTAACAGACCCGTGTTCACTCCGTctcgttttttttatttttattttttttattaaatctttatatttgtttgctgtaaatgtaaggtattttatacatttatacacaaatCAGGGTCCATCGTTCAGAACTTTTATATTCTAACTGCAGGTCTTGGGTCTTGTTCCATGGTTCAGACCCTCACCTGACTGAATCTCGGGTCCTGAGGGCCGTTTTGTTCTCCAGATCTTTTGTTCTCCGCACTGTTAATAAACCTGCTTTGATGTCAGCGTGTgtttacatgaatgaatgaacgtgtgtgtgtgtgtgtgtgtgtgtgtgtgtgtgtgtgtgtgtgtgtgtgtgtgtgtgtgtgtgtgtgtgtgtgtgggtgagtaacTACATTAACGGCTGTGTTTCATTCATGGTGGCTTGTTGTGACTCGGCTGGAATGAACATCGTGCATCACATGCGACAGCGACTCTATGCTCGAGCTTTAATTATTCATATTACACGCTGttctgcatgcacacacacacgcgcgcacacacacacacacacacgctcctggtgctgatgtgtctgatgACTTGATGTTCCTGATCTCCTGGTTTTAGCCTCAGTGGATGAAAACAAAAGTGCGCATCAACAAATCAGGA encodes:
- the kncn gene encoding kinocilin isoform X2, translated to MNAVSIGEYHGLRVGSALLSIVSGCIIIGVSKDCGADAVGGLFLGAGGLGLLISVYPFIKTWLNVHHILPNIGNFRIHPMGPTPAPVPAPAPEQLSDVLRREDPLQTFQIFWAGRKITP
- the kncn gene encoding kinocilin isoform X1, encoding MNAVSIGEYHGLRVGSALLSIVSGCIIIGVSKDCGADAVGGLFLGAGGLGLLISVYPFIKTWLNVHHILPNIGNFRIHPMGPTPAPVPAPAPEQLSDVLRREGTQVQMERSKSRMGTFVDAGAAAPESSQEDGPSADVPDILGRS